GTTCAGTTTTTTCTGCTTTTGCACTGCTCTTCTGTTTTCACGCACACTGACACGTGACAAGACAAGTGAATGCGGCCAAATTGTAGCTCCAGTAATAACGCTGCCTCTGCTTGTGGGCTTCATCTCTGCTGCTTTGCAGAGTAAATGTTGGGACATCCAGCCACAGGAGGAGCGGCCGCATTCAAGGGATCTATTGTCAGACTCCCCACGCTGAAGTCACGCCGTCCACGCAGAAGCCGTCCTCTTTCAAGAGACAAGGAGACAGTAGGAACATGGTGCGCCTACTTCTTACCaactgtgtgtgtgcgcgtgtgtgagtgtgtgtgtgtgtgtgtgtcgtcgtCGTTGATGTCCTGTGTTTGTTTTAGGTGCAAGTGTCGAAGCAGCCCAGGGTCGACAGCACATGTCCACATGAGAAGCAGGTCAGTTTGTTTGTCTTTTGTTTCCCGTCGTCTGCCATCTGCACGCCGCCACGTCTTAAATCTGCAGCCGTTTGATCCCCGAGCGGAGCAGCTGTGCCCACGGAACCATGTGTGTCAACATGGCGAGGGGTTAATTGGGTGGCGCTTAATCCTCCTTCATGGTCTGCCGCATCCGACACGGACAAGCCCCTGAGATGTTTCGGGATTGACCCGCTAGCACAAAGATCGCCGCTTTTACTCAATGACACTGTTTGCATCGCTTATCTCGCCTTTCCAGGCGCGCTTGAAATTCTTTAAAATGTTAAAGTTTGAATGCCTTGGAGGTGCTTGGCATTTCTTATACAGCAACACAAAGCTGTCTGAATGTTTCATTCATTGGAGAaaaacctgtgtgaagttggcccccttatcattgcaaaaatgtaaataaCACTGCTGTTCATTTGTGCTATTTTTGTGCCGTAAACGTTTTATTTTGTGCAGTTATGGTTTTTATTTACTCTAAAATAAATTTCCTGACTGGTGActgcaaaatctccccaaacttgtcccattttttgtttgttatagtttttatgttactaaCATGTTATTCATAGCCAGTCCCCGCATTTTGTCAAAATCTTCCCAATCATGTCCCATTTATTTGTGCTGCTAATATTTTTGGTCTAacttttagtttttatgttatgggGCTGGGTAAGAATAAGAACATTATAAtatcataaaaactataatatttataatagacaaaaacattttacagcacaaacaaatgggacacgtttggggagattttgagatggttggggggctggttatgaataataacatgttagtaacataaaaactataatagttagaagaaaaatgtttgcagcacaaacgtttaagacaagtttggggagatttgaaCAAGGTAGGGGTTATAACACGTTAACGACAAAAAAGATAAAACgcgaacataaaaactataaaacgttaacacaAAAAATTTaacactttgaaaaaaatgtttgcagcacaaacgtttaagacaagtttggggagatttgaaCGAGGTAGGGGGATTATAACACGTTAACGACATACAAATGATAAAAcgctaacttaaaaactataaagcGTTAATGTAAAAActataacatgttaaaacaaacaatttaacactttgaaaaaaatgtttgcagtacAAATGTTTTAGGcaggtttggggagattttgacatggtgggtggggctggttatgaataatacaacgttaataacatacaaactataattGTAGGCCCCAAAAAATTATAGAACAAATGAAGGTGTGGGGTTGGGAGGGCTGAATGAcgtcactagtcagaaaatgtattttagaataacttaaaaaccgttaCGGCACAAACAACATATTTACGGAACAAACATAGCacaaggaattgattgattgattaaaacttttattagtagattgcacagttcagtacatattccgtacaattgaccactgaaaggtaacacccgaataagtttttcaacttgtttaagtcggggtccacgtaaatggGGGATAAACCACGGGAatggttattttttattttattttttgtaatttcaattgtaatatgtttttttaaatgttttatttatttactctttGCCAATACCTAACATTATTTTATTCAAGATTGGAAGTAAATTAATCATGGAAATTTGGAGTGTAAGGTACGCTATAATGATGGTTCGTTACATACCTTGGGCGCAGTAATGGAAAACATAAAACAGCTCAGCTTTTGTGTAAATCGCTTTAATAGTTTTAAAAATCGTACCTAAAAACTAGGAGTGTCTTTATCAGATATCGATCTGGTACAGGGCTGCAGGTTGCAGCTAAACTGTCTAAACAGCTAAATGTCCGAAGATTTAAAGTCGTGGGCACTCTATGGTCCGGATTTTATCAACTTTTATTCGTAACACTCATTAAACGATAAATCAAAGCAACAgactataaatcaaatatttttcttATTGAATTAATTCATTAATTGCTGCAGCTCTAGTCCGAGATCAGTTAAAAGACAagtaaatgtaaaatgtatgatatcatgtacgatacaagctgtAGATTCTTAATGAAGCCTTAGtttgacgctcctctactttctcctgctcccgcttgctgcggcaacaacaaacaaaactccagacgctcctcttcaTTTTGTATCATTTACTTGTGAACTCAATCAttcaaaaacgtaaaacaataacgacgtgggaacaaatgaatggcaaaatgaAGCGAGTTTGTTACAGTAAAAAAGAGTTAGTAAAAGTAAGAGTAagaaaaagtaagagtgaggTCAAAAAACTGTGGCTCGATTCCccatacctgactgccattacccacAATACATTGTGTCCAAAACCCTcttaccacacagatccttccgccatatatgcaattaaacagttacgtcatcaaattatttagacaaatgtaataattacaaatgaAATATACcttataattattctaagcatgcaaataaagtaaatagtcccattttggctgaataaacgtaaagcaccttccataaaacgTAAATGAACTTAAACAGCATTTAGACTCctacacaagcagtcctgcagttgtttacttgtgcaaagctagaCAGTTAACGTCTActcgatttttatttattccaaTTCTAAATAGATAATTTTAGAGAATTGGTTtgaatatctatctatctatctatctatctatctatctatctatctatctatctatctatctatctatctatctatctatctatctatctatctattaaagACATtctatatgttgtaaaaatatagatatatatatttgtgtgtgtgtgtatatatatatatatatatatatatatatatatatatatatatatatatatatatatatatttacaattattttattaagtaaatgttatttatttattgtatttaatcaTGTatgaaaatataaatgttttataaCTAATGTGAAAatcatacgtatgtgtgtatatatatatatatatgtatgtgtgtgtgtatatatatatatatatatatatatatatatatgtacagtatgttgaaaaaatatatacgtacagtatatatctTATAACctaatttatacatatatatattttgaaaacatatatatttatttataaataaatatgtatattttgaaaacatatatatatatatttatttataaataaatttttaaaaactttttaaaaGACATTTAAGCCAACACTGCGAGTATAAGTcctacgtcagcagccaagaggagcttttgtagctTTTATGAGAAGTTTTTGGTCAAATTTATATACCAAATTTTATatatcgagaatcgattctgaatcacctCAAGAATAGGAATCGgattgttaggtgcccaaagattctcacctctataaacaagtatcaaataattatagtcgcACATTAATTGCAGATACAAAGTATTCAAGACGGAAGcggattagaaagtatccagtaacaaacgtgtccacatcattcaatttactgcaacatgagcttgacttgaCACAATAATAGTTTTAAATAACTGAGTTTATTTTGCAGGATGGAAGTGATTTTAGTGCTGCGGCAGAGTGCCAAAACACGTAAGTGAGATCATCTTCCTGGACATCTTGTCTGCTGGGTTTGAGCCTCATCTTCTCCATCTTTTCTTCCAGGGAGAAGCAGCAAAGCATCCCTACAGAGAACCAAACTGTGTTCCACAAAGAACGTCTGGCGGAGAGGCTGGAGGCCACACCCGCCGCTCCTGCCTCCTCCGTGTCCGTCCTGGATCCGCACAACGCGACCGCTTCGGCTCCTGCGGGATGGGTCAACCCTTTTTTTCAGTCCTTCAAGTCCAAGATGGCCACCTTCACCGAAATAGTCATGAGTCCTGTTAAACTCCTCAAAGACAAAAGCATTCCTCTTCTGCACGCGCTGATCGAGCAGGATGACAGAGAAGCTCCCAAGCGGAGTTTGTCCACTCAGGTCCATCAACCTGACCCAAAAAGTGACTCCCAGTGTTCTAGGAGATTGTTTAACGTGGACTCATCAGCTTCACCAGAGCACACGACTCAAGTGCCTTCACCCTGCAACACGCCAACGAACCATCTGCCAGCACAGGAGACCTTTGTAAAGATGGCCGACGTCATGGAGGAAGAGGAGGTACTCGAAGAAACTGGGCTCATAAAAGCCCGGCTGAGGAAGCAAACCGGAAGTAAAGATAACATTGAAATATCTCCACCCTCATTTCCTTGTGAGTCCGTGCTTCATGACCATGTGAAGATCccaaaaaataaaagcctgctcCGGGTGGAACTTAAGAAGGACGCCACAACCAACTCTGGCCTTTTGCAGTCCAAGAGACCGCTAAAACCCAATTGTAACTTCAAAGTCCTGGTCCAGATCAAAAGAATGAAGGTGACTTCAAGCCCGACAGAGTCCAAAAATCAAGTCGAGCTCGTTGGACAGGCACCGCTCACACAGGAAGTTGTGTTTGCAGAAGCAGCTTTACACGGACAGGAAATGCTCAAGCCTGCCGCCAGGACACGGAATGTTGCAGCGAGAGTGAAGCGGAAAGTAAAAGGTGGGCCAGAACTGAATGGAGCATCAGGCCCGCCGGCCCAAAGTGCCTCAGGAGCCACCTCAGTGGACTCTCTGCTTCCAGTCGGCAACGAGAGCAAGCAGAAAGGCGGCGGCAACAGGAAGATGAAGCCCGGCCCCGTGTGCAGAACGCACAAGGCGAGAGGCGACCTCTGTGAACCCGACGTCGGTGCTGACCCGGTAGTCACGCCCGCTCAACAGGTTCTGCTGCAGGGAGTGAGCGAAGGCAAGAATGTAAACACCAATGCACGCAAACGCAAATCGCTCATCTCGTCGCAGCCCGACGCACTCGCATGCTTATCTTCTGAGCACGTGCGAAACACGACCCGCAGTCTGGCCGTCAAGAAAGCCAAGAATTGTTCTGAATGTTCCGTCTCAGACGGGATTCAACAGCTCAGCCACGTCCAAAGCAAAAGAACTAAATCTAAAATGTCCACGGAACCACTTTATTTTGAAATGACGCCGTTTGAAGGGAACGGACAGTCGGAT
This genomic interval from Entelurus aequoreus isolate RoL-2023_Sb linkage group LG06, RoL_Eaeq_v1.1, whole genome shotgun sequence contains the following:
- the prr14 gene encoding uncharacterized protein prr14 isoform X1 produces the protein MLTYPSDSLPHMLFPMDEDAMPPNPYSSAPPHSQPPLPLLTLPSITPRVNVGTSSHRRSGRIQGIYCQTPHAEVTPSTQKPSSFKRQGDSRNMVQVSKQPRVDSTCPHEKQDGSDFSAAAECQNTEKQQSIPTENQTVFHKERLAERLEATPAAPASSVSVLDPHNATASAPAGWVNPFFQSFKSKMATFTEIVMSPVKLLKDKSIPLLHALIEQDDREAPKRSLSTQVHQPDPKSDSQCSRRLFNVDSSASPEHTTQVPSPCNTPTNHLPAQETFVKMADVMEEEEVLEETGLIKARLRKQTGSKDNIEISPPSFPCESVLHDHVKIPKNKSLLRVELKKDATTNSGLLQSKRPLKPNCNFKVLVQIKRMKVTSSPTESKNQVELVGQAPLTQEVVFAEAALHGQEMLKPAARTRNVAARVKRKVKGGPELNGASGPPAQSASGATSVDSLLPVGNESKQKGGGNRKMKPGPVCRTHKARGDLCEPDVGADPVVTPAQQVLLQGVSEGKNVNTNARKRKSLISSQPDALACLSSEHVRNTTRSLAVKKAKNCSECSVSDGIQQLSHVQSKRTKSKMSTEPLYFEMTPFEGNGQSDLPSLRTHSECSEMFDIDVASCDAQEADDPNSSASRLRTSARRANRKQPRADHHWRRSKPGRADRTNSATTEDLPTYVSPKESRNHLLRSFSCPEIPSLYAATRSPLPGSHQQLPAHASVLAHVLQGSRRARRHTVGSMEVERELAPLCLRKEVYPSRRSVPYDLTSHSLSPSSSLTLLASCFLSSPLAFLSGRGEAAILSHTPSSSPLLMSRTCGTLDAGTSGNVLQSDGRHQSEEEEEDASSSSQEFDEAALREEKFLSDSELKVGQKHEERGKVSCIRIRKALPKPQNNLTPMGLPKPVRIKKKQFSLEEIYTNKNFCKPPESRLETIFEVPLSRRNGSESCFGQRRFKRFLEFLEVGEARKPKKPPVGVGKSSRTRRGGFAKDDDAAAALQAPDPDTLLCAKLDQLNLWLIHDQVDC
- the prr14 gene encoding uncharacterized protein prr14 isoform X2, with the protein product MVQVSKQPRVDSTCPHEKQDGSDFSAAAECQNTEKQQSIPTENQTVFHKERLAERLEATPAAPASSVSVLDPHNATASAPAGWVNPFFQSFKSKMATFTEIVMSPVKLLKDKSIPLLHALIEQDDREAPKRSLSTQVHQPDPKSDSQCSRRLFNVDSSASPEHTTQVPSPCNTPTNHLPAQETFVKMADVMEEEEVLEETGLIKARLRKQTGSKDNIEISPPSFPCESVLHDHVKIPKNKSLLRVELKKDATTNSGLLQSKRPLKPNCNFKVLVQIKRMKVTSSPTESKNQVELVGQAPLTQEVVFAEAALHGQEMLKPAARTRNVAARVKRKVKGGPELNGASGPPAQSASGATSVDSLLPVGNESKQKGGGNRKMKPGPVCRTHKARGDLCEPDVGADPVVTPAQQVLLQGVSEGKNVNTNARKRKSLISSQPDALACLSSEHVRNTTRSLAVKKAKNCSECSVSDGIQQLSHVQSKRTKSKMSTEPLYFEMTPFEGNGQSDLPSLRTHSECSEMFDIDVASCDAQEADDPNSSASRLRTSARRANRKQPRADHHWRRSKPGRADRTNSATTEDLPTYVSPKESRNHLLRSFSCPEIPSLYAATRSPLPGSHQQLPAHASVLAHVLQGSRRARRHTVGSMEVERELAPLCLRKEVYPSRRSVPYDLTSHSLSPSSSLTLLASCFLSSPLAFLSGRGEAAILSHTPSSSPLLMSRTCGTLDAGTSGNVLQSDGRHQSEEEEEDASSSSQEFDEAALREEKFLSDSELKVGQKHEERGKVSCIRIRKALPKPQNNLTPMGLPKPVRIKKKQFSLEEIYTNKNFCKPPESRLETIFEVPLSRRNGSESCFGQRRFKRFLEFLEVGEARKPKKPPVGVGKSSRTRRGGFAKDDDAAAALQAPDPDTLLCAKLDQLNLWLIHDQVDC